A genomic segment from Sparus aurata chromosome 10, fSpaAur1.1, whole genome shotgun sequence encodes:
- the ajuba gene encoding LIM domain-containing protein ajuba: protein MDRPISKLLEKLKLTDSGSVKFNSSKKKHDSANNSNNSNANTGISGGSGGGSGLPPAPSSAAASPSRQGQFSLASATASDACVSASGRGGGGGGGGGGMGMPPPQLLTPPPSSATAGAIPSEGEQPLHPSTLAQVRRRSPQQRASCYLGEGVDSHLRRESGLGPECDPLGAFGSKASLNQRRYSLELQQLVRRQQLLSQPPLSVPPPYPAAAGYGSAPRGGGGGMAESGYLAEPERHKRLSLQEALFYKRLSTGSELWETPRPASLSHPPHRTSDVTGGGVGGGFFYPPGPTLSPCSSFSLQESVLVSPRSSFASSTASGGGGGSPMGSRCSSNRTSGISLGYDSRYSASGGLPPQQQSPSMQTGCSAAGYGAPGRAAVTPVEAWNQYLDGGMRPGAHDSRHSYPPAVGSPGAACYQAGPEWWDEQQQGVRGKEGGVMGERARYSDLPGTRYQEELTRLLLRDAAMEGEVLLEGLMLKESLTALSKPNTAAMGPCSAGGPVKPQEDPGVGAGREVTENRQEFFGACVKCGKGVYGADNACQALDSLYHTRCFTCVSCGRTLRNKDFYNVNGSVYCKEDYMFSGFQAAAEKCSVCGHLILEQILQALGNSYHPGCFRCVVCSKALDGVPFTVDHHSNIYCVADYNKTFAPKCAACLQPILPTEGSEEILRVVSMNKDYHFECYHCEECGKQLSDKPGSQCFPLDSHLLCHTCHMGRVCTTHNIPPHNTH from the exons ATGGACAGGCCGATAAGCAAGTTGCTGGAGAAGTTAAAGCTAACGGACTCGGGCAGTGTGAAATTCAACAGTTCAAAGAAAAAACACGACTCTGCCAACAACTCTAATAACAGCAACGCCAACACTGGCATCTCCGGAGGCAGCGGTGGGGGCAGCGGTCTGCCACCAGCTCCCAGCTCTGCAGCTGCCTCGCCCTCAAGACAAGGCCAGTTCTCGCTTGCCTCTGCAACCGCAAGCGATGCATGTGTTTCAGCcagtgggagaggaggaggaggaggaggaggaggaggagggatgggaATGCCTCCCCCTCAGCTCCTCACCCCACCGCCATCTTCCGCCACGGCGGGTGCCATACCTTCAGAGGGCGAGCAGCCACTCCACCCTTCGACCTTGGCACAAGTGAGGCGCCGCTCCCCCCAGCAGAGAGCTTCCTGTTACCTGGGCGAAGGCGTGGATTCTCACCTGAGGCGTGAGTCAGGTCTCGGCCCAGAGTGTGACCCGCTGGGGGCGTTTGGCTCAAAGGCGTCCCTCAATCAACGGCGCTACTCCCTGGAGCTCCAGCAGCTGGTCAGGcggcagcagctcctctcccAGCCGCCTCTCTCTGTTCCCCCGCCGTACCCTGCCGCTGCGGGCTATGGGTCGGCTCCCAGAGGCGGTGGAGGTGGCATGGCAGAGTCTGGCTACCTCGCCGAGCCTGAGAGGCACAAACGCCTCTCCCTCCAGGAGGCTCTGTTTTACAAACGCCTGAGCACGGGCAGTGAACTGTGGGAGACCCCCAGGCCCGCGTCCCTCTCTCATCCACCACATCGCACATCTGATGTGACCGGAGGAGGTGTAGGCGGAGGCTTCTTCTATCCCCCAGGACCAACCCTGAGTCCATGCTCATCATTCAGCCTCCAGGAGTCGGTGCTGGTCAGCCCCAGGTCCAGTTTTGCCTCCAGCACGGCaagcggcggcggcggagggAGCCCCATGGGGagccgctgcagcagcaaccgGACCAGTGGCATCAGCCTGGGCTACGACTCCCGCTACTCTGCCTCTGGAGGCCTCCCTCCACAGCAGCAGTCCCCCTCCATGCAGACAGGGTGCTCTGCAGCTGGTTATGGGGCTCCAGGCAGGGCCGCGGTAACTCCAGTGGAGGCCTGGAATCAGTACCTGGATGGAGGGATGCGCCCCGGGGCCCACGATAGCCGACACTCCTATCCACCTGCTGTTGGAAGTCCAGGAGCAGCGTGCTACCAGGCCGGACCAGAGTGGTGGGACGAGCAGCAGCAAGGAGTGAGAGGCAAAGAGGGGGGCGTGATGGGAGAGAGGGCCCGATACTCCGATCTACCTGGAACCAGGTACCAGGAAGAGCTCACCCGGCTTCTACTGAGGGATGCAGCGATGGAAGGCGAGGTGCTCCTGGAGGGCCTGATGCTGAAGGAGTCTCTGACGGCTCTTTCCAAACCAAACACCGCAGCGATGGGGCCTTGCTCAGCCGGAGGGCCGGTCAAACCTCAGGAGGACCCAGGAGTCGGAGCCGGGAGGGAGGTCACGGAGAACCGGCAGGAGTTCTTTG GGGCCTGTGTGAAGTGTGGGAAAGGCGTGTACGGGGCGGATAATGCCTGCCAGGCTCTGGATAGCCTCTATCACACCCGCTGCTTCACCTGTGTGTCCTGTG GACGCACCCTGAGAAACAAGGACTTCTACAATGTCAATGGCTCTGTGTACTGTAAAGAGGATTACATG TTTTCAGGATTCCAGGCTGCCGCTGAGAAGTGTAGCGTGTGTGGCCACCTTATTCTCGAACAG ATCCTGCAGGCTCTCGGGAACTCGTACCACCCCGGCTGTTTTCGCTGCGTGGTGTGCTCCAAGGCTCTGGATGGGGTGCCTTTCACCGTGGACCATCACAGCAACATCTACTGCGTGGCAGACTACAACAA GACTTTCGCCCCAAAGTGCGCCGCCTGTTTACAACCCATCCTACCTACTGAG GGCAGTGAAGAGATCCTCAGGGTCGTGTCTATGAACAAGGACTATCACTTTGAGTGCTACCACTGCGAG gagtGTGGTAAGCAGCTCTCCGATAAGCCCGGCTCGCAGTGCTTCCCTCTGGACTCTCATCTCCTCTGCCACACCTGTCACATGGGCAGAGTGTGCACCACACACAACATTCCCcctcacaacacacactga
- the mrpl52 gene encoding large ribosomal subunit protein mL52 isoform X1, producing MAAPVRTLCCSVLRLSSRQFSTTCGVQGGEQWRKEHGVARSGTEYGPLTDLPDWSFADGRPAPPMKGQLRRKQEREVLARRIVMLNNEMDRGMEAWSEKREAAKKMEEHKKSLLLKPKGKLLMKKKSQS from the exons ATGGCGGCACCCGTGAGGACGTTGTGCTGCTCAG TGTTGAGGCTCTCCAGCAGGCAGTTCAGCACCACATGTGGAGTTCAGGGCGGAGAGCAGTGGAGGAAAGA ACATGGAGTTGCCAGAAGTGGAACAGAATACGGCCCTCTGACGGATCTGCCTGACTGGTCGTTTGCAG ATGGAAGACCCGCACCTCCGATGAAGGGACAGCTGAGAAGAAAACAAGAGCGGGAAGTTTTAGCT AGACGTATCGTGATGCTGAACAATGAGATGGACAGAGGGATGGAGGCGTGGAGCGAGAAACGGGAAGCGGCCAAAAAGATGGAGGAGCACAAGAAGTCCCTTTTACTGAAACCTAAAGGGAAGCTattgatgaagaaaaaatcaCAAAGTTAG
- the mrpl52 gene encoding large ribosomal subunit protein mL52 isoform X2 has protein sequence MLRLSSRQFSTTCGVQGGEQWRKEHGVARSGTEYGPLTDLPDWSFADGRPAPPMKGQLRRKQEREVLARRIVMLNNEMDRGMEAWSEKREAAKKMEEHKKSLLLKPKGKLLMKKKSQS, from the exons A TGTTGAGGCTCTCCAGCAGGCAGTTCAGCACCACATGTGGAGTTCAGGGCGGAGAGCAGTGGAGGAAAGA ACATGGAGTTGCCAGAAGTGGAACAGAATACGGCCCTCTGACGGATCTGCCTGACTGGTCGTTTGCAG ATGGAAGACCCGCACCTCCGATGAAGGGACAGCTGAGAAGAAAACAAGAGCGGGAAGTTTTAGCT AGACGTATCGTGATGCTGAACAATGAGATGGACAGAGGGATGGAGGCGTGGAGCGAGAAACGGGAAGCGGCCAAAAAGATGGAGGAGCACAAGAAGTCCCTTTTACTGAAACCTAAAGGGAAGCTattgatgaagaaaaaatcaCAAAGTTAG